ATGAGAACATAAAAACTTatactctttataatttataattatattaaaattatatttatatatttaattttaatttaacaaataaatttataaatttattatatatgaataaataaaaataatataaatataaattaatttagtttTTGACTAGGGGTAATTTATTCTAGTAAAAGAGCAAAGAAGTATTCGAATTTTATTAAAAaagtaatgaaaataattttatcaatttatatCCTTGCAAATTGATAAGTCAGGGtggatagataatttttttaaattttttaaattttttttgaatcaaataatGATGGACCATTCATAGTTCTAACCATATCTATCCTTCCTCTCACGCTATAATTAGGTTTGGCCTTCGGATGCCTGACatgtgattggaatgaaaaaaatgTGCAGCCTTCTCGGAATGGTTGAATGGcttaatctgaaaaaaaaaaaaaaaagatagaatatGTGCAGACTTCCACGCATATCTCACCATCTGTGCAGAAAAAGCCATTCCCACTACGAAAAGCTCTCTCCCTATAAAAACACGACAACCCCTCCCACCAACTCCATACCATTCTCAAGTCTCTCGCAAATAAAGATCTCTTACCTTCGTTTCAGACACTATTGCAATTATTTTTCCAGAAATATCTCCACTTCACTTGTTTCCAACCTCTTCCTCATATGGTCTTCTGCGATTTCTAATATATACTACCAGTAAGACATGGCCATGAGGTCTCTTGTCCTCCTTTGCATCACCTTGGTTCTAGTGCCAGTTTCCCTAGCCTCAAGGAAGTGGCATTTCAAATGGGAAGTGGGCTACGTCTACTGGTCGCCGGACTGCAGAGAAAACATCATGATCGGAATAAATGGTCGTTTTCCAGGTCCTACCATCCGCGCCAAGGCCGGAGACACCATCAAAGTAGAGCTAAAGAACGGTCTCCCCACCGAGGGAGTGGTTATCCACTGGCACGGCATCAGACAGGTAAACACGATTCTCGCATGCACCAACGCATATACTCACACACCgtgtacctctctctctctctctcgtctctgtctttttttgttttttttcttcctcttccagACGCTTGCAATGTGGGGTGATCATGCAACGGACATGAAGCCAGCAGTCTCTCTAGTGTTACATGGGGTTGTATATATTTGTCCGCATTTCTGTATCTAATGGTTAATGTTTTTGATTTCGGTGCGTCGCAGTTCGGAACACCGTGGGCTGATGGGACCGCATCAATATCGCAGTGCGCAATCAATCCTGAGGAAACCTTTATCTATGAATTCAAAGTTGAGaaggtgatatatatatatatatatatatatatatgatgtggGGCATATATATTAActaatttttcaaaagaaatgGTAATTTGTGATACTTTGCTAGGGTGTTCATCTGTTGttaatccttcttctttttgttgTTGTCGGAATAGCCGGGCACATACTTCTATCATGGGCACTATGGAATGCAGAGGGCAGCAGGGCTGTATGGGTCTCTGATAGTGGACGTGGCAGATGGCCAAAAGGAGCCCTTCGACTACGACGGCGAGCTCAATCTGCTGCTGAGCGATTGGTATCACCAAAACGTACAAGCGCAGATGCTCGGCCTCTCTTCCAAACCCTTTCGCTGGATTGGAGAACCACAGGCAAGAATTCCACCCGCCTATACCTCAAAAATAGTCCAAACTTTTTGAGTGGTGTCCATCTATGTGGAAATCAGCGTCAGGGCACTTCCTTCCGACTTGATCGTGTCTAAAATGGCTTGGCTTGTcatctatttaaattaaattccaTCGCTCACTGATCAACCCTAGTGGTTGGCACTTTACCTTTTTTTCCACATGTGGCTTGAATAGGCTTTCTTTAGTCGAATGTAGTTTATGTCCACCACGATCCATAATGGGTTCAAGCTATCAGTGCATCTTCATCAGAATGCTAACCAATGCAGTTGGCCACGATTTAATGGCTGCTGCAAATGATCCAGCTCCGAAACCAACTCCTCCATGATATGTATGATATACCATAGCGCGCATATGCTGCATCATGTGCTAGCGGTCCAACATGACAAACGGCTAGCAAATAATACACACTGTATGTATGTATGGCTTGTGCTTATGTGCATGTTGTTTGCTAGCCAGCACAATGCACGGCATATTATGATGTGTTGTAGAGGATCCATGCTCTTTGGCTTCGGCCAAATGTTCTTATGTCGTGGCCCCATACATACACCCACGCAAAGAAAAACTCATCTTGGTATTTTCCTAGTCTTATCACATTAGGTATTCCATATGGACTATAGCTTGCCATGTCCTCTAATACCTCGTGCTTTATCTTGAACGCTACCTTTTCCTTAACCAAGCAACCAATTGCACATTTATATAGGTTCCACGGCAGTCCGCTGTAAGTCCTTAAAAATTGGCAATGGGGCTAACGACACCCTGGTAAGTGCCAAGCACAAACCATGTGGACGGTGGAGCAGCATCTAACCACTCCCATGACTTATGCTCATCTACAGTGATGTGAAACCGGCCGAGAGAAAAGCAACCGCAAAGCAATCAAACAAATCGTCAAATGGGCCGCCTTCCGAGCATGTCGTCCCACCTGTTCTGAATTATTTGTGGAAAGTACGGAGCTGACAGTTCAAAAGCTCCCGATGGGCATATTCTTATCGTgggaaaattcaaaaaaaaaagctgaAGACCACTTGAGAGGGTGATAACGCGGCCAATATGATCAAATGAAATTATGGTGTCCCTTGGATCATGATCTTGTGGCCTTTTATCTATTTAACGTTCTATCTACTTCTGATGGGTGCAGAGTCTATTGATCAATGGGAGAGGGCAGTACAACTGTTCACTGGCGGCACATGTTATCCCTGGGTCCAGCACGTGCAGGAGTAAACGAGGGGAGTGTGAACCGGTGGTGCTCCGAGTCCTTCCGAACAAGACTTACCGGCTGCGGATCGCAAGCACCACGTCGCTGTCATCCCTCAATCTGGCAATCGGGGTGAGTGATTGATTACCATTTACCAACCACCATGCCATACCGTCACTACATGTGGTATGATTACCATAAATGATAAATCCTAAAGGTCGAGCCCAGCACCGCAGCACGGCGTCGGCAGCACCAGGTATGATTACCGTAGGACTGAAATGGCAGCTCGGCTTTGCGAATTTTGCCCACGCTCATGAGATCGTTGTTTtgtgaataaatattataaaaaattaattaattttttattaataatttatttatatttttatattttttaaaatagataaattaatttatcatgaacaatatttattcataaaatgaaaGAAAGTTACACCTATCCAAAGGATAGTTAAATCATTTTTCATCGGTCAATGAAGTAGGTATTTAATGCTGTACCTAAAATATCTATCTTTATTTTCAATATCTCCATCATTCAATGCTTAATAACTTAGTCAAatctaaaaagtataaaaaatattatgaaaaatatagataaattttattaatttatccaaaaaaatagtaaGGTAAAAGAACATAAGTAACAAATTTTGAAGACATTTTTCTATGTGtaaaagaatatagataaattatttttttaataaatattatctgaaaatatgtatttaaaaaaatttaaatttttaaataaattttttatctacaaaaaaaattggatcttaTGAAATGTGGACATGGGCTGCGAGCGTTTTTGCCTGCTCTATAAAACTTGAGAATGGCCTGCGGTCAGTTTTACCCAAATAATTATTGCCCAATAGTCGATGTCTTATGGGCTTTATATGCTTTTGGTTTTAAAGAAAATACATAGATtataccaatatatatatatatatagatgatatttttGACAAGAAATTGAACAGAGTCGATTATGTTTTACAGCATCACAAGATGATCGTGGTCGAAGCAGATGGAAACTATGTGGAACCATTCACTGTGGATGATATGGACATCTACTCAGGTGAAAGCTACTCTATCCTCATCACCACCGATCAGGTCCCATCGTCGAACTATTGGCTCTCCGTTGGTGTGAGAGGAAGGCTTCCCCAAACACAACCTGCTCTTGCTATCTTAAATTACCACCCCAATTCCCCATCGAAGTTACCAGCATCCGAACCTCCCGTTGCTCCCACATGGAATGACTATGCCCACAGCAAATCTTTCTCCTACAAAATCCATGCTCGACGAGGCACGCCCAAGCCTCCAACGAATCCTGTCCGACAGATcgctctactcaatacccagaacAAGATCGATGGCTTCATCAAATGGTCCATCAACAACATCTCTTTGGTCCTTCCATCCACTCCCTATCTTGGTTCCATGAGGTACCGCTTGAGGAATGCTTTTGATGACAGAAAACCACCTGAGAATTTTGCCAGGGACTATGATATAATGAAACCTCCAATAAACCCCAGCGCAATGCAAGGTAGTAATGCGTACAAGCTTGAGTTCAACAGCACGGTTGATGTGATTCTTCAAAATGCAAATGCACTCTCCGGTAATGTGAGCGAAATACACCCATGGCATTTGCATGGTCATGACTTTTGGGTGCTGGGATATGGAGATGGGAGGTTCAGCAAGAAGGATGTCacaaaatttaatctaaagaaTCCACCATTGAGGAACACGGTAGTGATCTTTCCCTATGGATGGACAGCAATAAGGTTTGTGGCAGACAATCCTGGAGTCTGGGCATTTCATTGCCACATAGAGCCCCATTTACATATGGGCATGGGTGTAGTTTTTGCTGAAGGTGTTAAATTGATCGAGAAGATACCAAAAGAAGCACTGGCTTGTGGAATGACCGGGAAGACGTTAATGAACAACCACCTTCCATAAGGAAGCAGCATTTCGTACGGTTTACTCATCCATTGTCAGTTCCACAGTGAGGCAGATATGTTCATGTATTTATGCTGAGATAAAGAACTATTTATGGTTTGACAAGGAACTCAGCAGTTTTTGCTCAGGATGGTAAATTAAATTACATTGTACTCTAATTTCCATTTGCAAAACTTATCAGGAGAAAAAGCAGTTGGAGCtcaatctttgttataatttccATTGCACAACTTAACAAATCACAATAGATGGCAATGCAGgaaactacttgaatttctaaattgcttgaatatatatttcttttccaCATGATAAAAGACAAATCTAATACATTTATACACAAATGACTATGATCAGTATATAGACAATCCATAATAAAGAAGACATTGTAAATTTAATGAAGGCATCAATATGCACCAAACCTGTGCTGCCTGTCctgacttgatttttttttctcaacatATAGATAGACTACAGAACAATGAACCAGTGGAGGTGTATCATTCACTGAGCTCCAATCTAAGTTAAATGCCTTTTGGTTTATTATATCTGCTCTTAGAAGGTATCCAACTCAGTGATGGCAAACCTTGAAAGATATTGGTCCTCAGCAGACATGCATGCATCTGACTTGAAAACTTATCATGAGACTGGAAGGACCATATACATGAAGATCAAACTTCTTGTCAAACTGGTACGTTGCTGTGTTAAAATCAACAGCTAGATAGATGGTTATAGTGTAAAAGGACAGTACTGTCTTTATTCTACTATTCTGAACCTTTTGGCAAAGTCATCAACAACATCATCAAATGCCTCACATCCCTCAAACACTTCTGAACCTTGTTGTCTCCACTTCACCAACCTCCTGTAAAGATCCAACATGTTGTCTCTTACTCCAATTGCACCATTATAGAATTTATGGCATTCACATTCATACAATAATTTTACACACTTGAGCAAATACCTACTGGCCTTGACTTTCACCTGGTGAAGAAATTCAACCCTAGTATCTTCACAGTCAAACAACATCACTGACATATCTTCAATTAAATCTAGTAAATTAAATATGAGACAAGCTCCATTCAAAGCCCAGTTCCTCACATCACCTGCAGACCAGGGAATGAACTCATCATGACCAACACAGCCTTTGGCTTTCCTCTGCATCTCTTTCACCTGTTCGATTTCACCAGAGGCAGCATAGTGAAGCAGCAATTCACACTCCTTTTCATTTATATAACTAGGATTAGTAATAAATATGCCCAGTGGAATTTTTGCACACAGTAAATTAGGATACATTCTAGTATCTTGTTTTGATTTTGCTTCAGTTGGCATGTGGCAGCTGGTTGTTCTAGTGCAATAGTTAACACAACAGCAATCAAACTTTTGCAGCCATACTCTGATAGTGGAGGCCCTGTCTTCTTGAGCAGTCACATGCAGCTTGTCACAATCATTGGGCTTGGGTATTCTGAGCTTCTTAGTACAATTAAGTTTACTTTTGTAATGGATATCTGAGCAGGATTGTTGTTCATAGCTACaagtttctttatttttaatGGTCCAAGACCTTGACAATTCATATATCTGGTCAAATAGCATGCTGCGCTGGGCTTCTTCAATCGGGCACAAAATCCATGAAAGGTATAGCGTAGCAGCCTGATGTAGTTCCTCATTGTTTACTGTCTCAGTTTTTACTTCACTACATATAACCCTAGATATATAATCTTGGGAATCATTTCCATGGAAGATTAAGGCAGTTGCGAAATAGAACCAGGCAGGGAAGTCCATCAACATTGTCCTGCAGCAGGACAATTAAAATGGCTCAGGTAGTCGGTTTGCTTAAAAACCAAAGACAAATAGCATTCAGATTTCAAATGAATGATAGACTATGCATACCAGGCAGAATCAATATCTACAAAATCCGCTAATGCTTCATGCCCAAAAATCCAATGTGAAGGACTAGAAGCAGTTGCATCTGAATGTTTGGCTGAAGAAACAAGTCTGGTTTTAATATAATGAACTAGATCCAGAAAGCTATTGCATGAAATGTGTCCGCTTATTATTTGCAGAAGTTCATGATGTCTGCTTGGAAAATAGGCATCGGAAGATGGATATTTCATTCCCATTTCCACTGATATGCCCCACCACATTGGCCTTGAAAGAATGTCTAATAGTGATGAGACTATACCAATTTGAAGATCTAATACAGAAGGCAAGCCtctgctcaaaaaaaaaaaagaaaaaagaaaaacccaCCAATTAAGCATGAAAACTATATAATAATGGTAAGAAACCTACAGGAAAGAATGAAACTGTCTTCATCTTACTGCATGTAATTGGGTTGTACAATCAAAAACTGTCATCAAGTCACTTAAGGCCATTCCCAATGATCAATTCAAATAAATcaggatttatttatttattacatCAGAAACAAACAAGAGTGAGCTAGCAAAAATCAGGTCCTATTAAATACCTTTTTTTAAGTTCAACTTTGTTAATAAACCATCCATATTATGTGCTTTCAACAGAGATGATGAAAAAGCAGATCTTTATTATATTCAGCAACTTCACTTACATACCCTAAAACCTTTCGATAATAACTGGTAGCATCCAAAAAATCTATGCAGGATGATGCAGCACTTCATACAATCACATAGCATGTGATAAGGTCAATAGGTCAGATAGGTCAATCGCATGTCATTCTGCTCAAGCTTACTTCTAGTTATGCTAGAGTTTTTTAAGAAAGAAAGTCCAGTCTATAAAATCTAGTACCTAACACATACAGAAAAGAACATCATAAAGACTGAATACTTTCAACGTCTAATGAATGAAAACGGGCATGACATTTGGTCTAAATGAATAGTCCTGCAAACAAATAAACCATATTAAAAGAAAATGATTGCTCTTTTTACTTTTTGTTATCTCCAATTCATCAGATTATAAAAACAAATCAAGAAACATATATCAGACTTAAAATTCAGCAGGATCATGATATGTAGATGGCCTTGACTCGAGGTTTCGtaggatccttttttttttttttttgattggtcaGTAGTGTCTGGTAAACACAATAATTTGGTATTTAGTGTTGCAATAAACTAAAATATATCCAAAAATGTACAGTTGTATCCATATATAATACTTTTTGGAGTTAAATTCTAACACATATACCCACTCTTTGACACTAATGCACCTTCTAAGTGATATAACCATACATAAAGTCAGGAATCCAAAAGAAGATAGCTAACATAACTTGCAATGTACGTAATGCCCTATTCAGTTTAAATACATAAAATGATATTATATGCACTATTTCTCTCTCCATTGTTGCAGGGTAACTTCTAAACTATTGCAAGTTTGCAGAAAaacacaaaaaagaagaaaaacaacaAGTTATTTAATgccaaaaaacaaaacaaaataaatGCAGAAAAACAAACAACTAAACAATCATACATGTAACATGCTAGTTTCAGGACTTAAACCATTCTGAGTAAGTGGAACAGATCTTTGTAATAGTCACTGTTGAAAATGTCTATAACTGGAAAAGGAATAAATTGATTTGCAGTTATAAAGTACAATAAAACATAGGAGCATGCAAATGGGTCCAAAAGTAATTCCATAACTTGAAAGATGAACATTTAAGGTTCAGAAAAGACAAGCAGCAATTAGCAGATtccgaaggattttttttttttgacactaTAATATAAATGAACAAGCTAACGTATATGCAGTTTGATGTACAAAAGTAAAAACAGGTGAGAGTTCAGAAAGGTTCATCAGGCTGAAGCCTAAGAAGGAAAGATTCTTGTAGAGCTCATAGATGCAGGCATGCATACAAGGTGCAGCTATAAGCAGTAATTAAGCATATGAGAACAAAAACAAAACACTAAAATAAGAAATCTCATAGTCTGTTGATTTCTTAACGTAAGAAACAGGGAAAAAAGAGAACGAGATGATCTTGATATAAAATACAATATCATATCCCTTCCTGCATTCATGCAATAAATGTGAACACCAGTATTGTGAGAAAAATGGAACTTACGTCAAAAGAAACCAGCTATGCAACAGTGCCCTTGTCTCTATAAACATAGTTGGAGAAGTTACCAAGCATATAATTACCGTATGCCATGCCATCCTACAGTGCAGTTCTGTCCTCAAGCAAAGAAATGGTCTTTGAATAGCTTCATGCAAAATTTCTGAAATGTCATGCTTTAGAACCAGTGGATCAAGATACCACAGACGTAATCTACCAGAAAGAATGAAGGAAAAACATTTAAGCAACTGCAGGACGATTTTTTAAGCCACAACAGCATTGATTAAAACTATAAATTCAGATCTCTTTAtagaaataaatattataattgcaCAGACCGTAAGACCATAAGATAGCAGAACGTGAGGAGGCAACACATCGCCAAAAAATTCCAATCAGCAAGGCAGTCTGACAATCAGTCATGACTCTGCTACATGATTTTTACAATGGGATTTACGGGGTATTTCTACAACAGTCAtgccttttttaaaaaaaaatcaagatatgTATAGCCATCAAAAACAGGATATAAACAAAAGTTACATCACCACTTAATGACATCATGAAGAGGGAAAAAAACAgagtaaatttttttagatagaaAATGGGGGGAACCCCATCACTTAATTTCATGAGAGATGGAACACAGCAAACTGGTAGGAGAGAAGACTTTcaagaatttttaatttatatctctGTGATCTTAAGAAAGTAGCTGAAAAATGATCTTTTACTTAATTTCTGCAATAGAGAAGGAACAGAAGACACATCATAAATTACAAACATCTTCAACTGGATCAGCCGTGCACAATATATTAAATGAAAGGATACAAACAGAGAAGGGGCTCTACACTTCGATCTAACAAGGTTAAAACAATAGCcagtcctctctctctctgtgtatgtTGTACATGTATGTACTAAATAGCAAGAGACAAATACAAATGTCTAGCAAAACTTAGTTGTGTAAAGTCACATAAGACAAGACATATAGGTCAATAATCTCAAGGTGCTCAAATGAACAAACCATTCATTGCTTGATTAGTGCATAGCCAAACATGCATATGTTCAGCACCAGTGTACCTCATTGAAATTTCATGCCTACTGGAAGGGCTTTCTTCAGACAAAAAGCACATCAGCTTTGAAATTGCAGCTCTCCTATCACGAGATGTtccttcaatttcttcataaacTACTGGTGATAAAGGGAGAAGGCTTtgataacaagatgatgatacaacTGCTTTCAGAATAGCAAATAATAGAGTTTGGGAATGCCCTGTGTTTGTTCGaaacaaagatttctctcagacaAAAATCCAAATATTGTGATGTCACAGAACAAACAAAATGTCAATTTGATTTTAAAAGaaacttcaaaattttaattagtgCACACTCTTAGGAACCCCAAACTTTTAAACTACAGAAGTTTAATTAGAAGGCAAAATATCACCAACTCATAAATAAGAATAAGGAAGGAATGAAAGGGCAAACTAAGCCTTCTAAATTAAGAACATTCTACTAAATTATAAGACCAACCATTTAATAGTTAAAAACCAATGAGATGGGGCGAGGGGTAAAACAAGCAAAAGATTAAAAACAGGCCACATATAATTATTAAAGCCATGTAAAATAAAATACCTTCTAGCTGACAACCCAATTTTCATGGTGTTATAATGAGTGTAGCATCACAACAATCATGAAGAATCATGTAAGAAAAACAAATGCCGAGATGAGAAGCAAGATATGTTAATGATCAGAGGGTATAAAGTGTATGCTATACGTGGTTTTGATCAACGCTGCAGGAGCATCTAGGGAAGTAGAGGTATGGTGAGCGAAAAATGTTATTTTTTGCAAGTTTCGGCAGACCAAACTTCGTCTTACATTAGAAGTTTGTGTGGCTGAAGTGATACAATATTTCCATTGGGTATTTTTGATacgagaggaagaagatgagcaATACGGTGTGGAGCGGGAATAAGTAAAACGATGCACAGTGATGTAAGTGATATGGTGTGTTGTGATGTAAGTGATATGGTGTATTGTGAAGAGAGTCGGGCTGAAGAAGTGAAGAAGAGGAATTGGCGCCAGGAAGCAGTTGGGTAGTTAGGGAAGAGTGAGCTGGGCTGAGTTGAGTTGTTGGGAATTAGTTAGATCTGTTGTAACAGGTTAGAGACGGTTATAAAAGAGAATTGTATCTGTATCTTGAGGTGAAAAAAATGAATATTGATGAATTGTTTCTCTCCTATGTTCTCTGTATTCTTCTAAAGTTTCTTCCCTTTCTTGTTCTAAATCTCTCAGTTTGCattaactggtatcagagctggtgATTCTCGACCATGGCGGAGGGGACGCGAGCTCAAGAGTGGAGGCGTGAAGTGGTAACGATGATCAATGAATCTGAGCAAAGGCAGGAGGCAATATTGAAGGCTAACATGGAGGAACTCAAAACACTGTTGGGTGCTTTGAACCTGCAGAATCAGGAGATGGCGAGGAATTCAACTGAAGCGGTACATAATCAAAATCCATGGGGTCAATCCACCAAATTGGAATTTTCAAGGTTCAATGGGAAAGGGGTGGACAGTTGGTTGATTAGGGCAGAGTATTTTTTTGAAGTTGCTGGAATTACAGATGCAAATAGAGTCAAGGTTGCTGCATTGCATCTGGAAGGAAGGGCTATACAATGGCATCAGTCATATGTGAAGACTAAAGGGCTGGAAGCATATCAAGATTGGCAGGGTTATGTGACTATGTGAGGGCTTTGAAGGCGTGGTTTGGTGCTCAAGCCTATGATGATCCCTTAGCAGAATTAAGAAATCTGAGGCAAGAAGGATCATTGCAAGAGTATTTAGAAGCTTTTGATGAGATTTACCCAAAGGAAGAGATCTGTGAGGATCAGGCACTCAGTTTCTTCTTATCTGGGTTAGTGGATGAACTCCAGATGCCTGTGAGGATGTTCAAGCCACAGACTTTGGCAGATGCCTATTCACTTGCAAGATTGCAGGAGATTACAGTAGCTGCTCTTCAAAACAAACCCAAGATTCAGTTGAGAATATGGCAGTCTATCCAAGGTAATACGAATGCTACTAAGACCCAGGGCAATTCTTCTAATTCTTTGCCTAAGAATAACATTCCTAAGGAGCAAGTAGGGCTATTACCTACTCCTGCAGTACCAAAACTGCCTGCCCCACcagcaagaaaacttgggtatctAACTAATAAAAATTAGATGAGAAAAAGGCTAAAGGATTGTGCTTTTAGTGTGATGAGAAATTTACACCAGCACATAAATGTAAGAAGAAACAAGTTTTTGTGATGGAACTGAAGGTGGAAACTAGAGAAGATATGGATGAGGTGATAGAAGGGAGCTGCAAGAAGAGAAGAGGGAAGAAGTGCAACTCTCATTGAATGCTATCTGTGGTACAAGAGGTACACAGACTATGAGAGTGAGTGGGATTTGTGGTAAAAAAGTTATTAAGGTTCTCATTGATATCGGAAGTAGCCATAATTTCGAGAAGATAGCCAAGAAGTTACATTGTCCTTTACAGGAAGTAGCTAGAGTTTTAGTGGAGGTAGCTAATGGGCAGGAATTATAGTGCACAGCCATGTGTAAGGAATTTAAATGGGAAATGCAGGGTCATCATTTTGTAGCTGAGGTTTTTGTTTTGCCCTTGGATAACTATGATGTGATTTTAGGAGCTCAATGGCTCGCTACATTCGATGAGATAAAATGgaatttcaaaactttgagaatgaAATTCCAGTGGCAGAATAAAACTTGTGTGTTGACTGGGGATGAGGATTTCAATTGGGAAGAGCTAAAACAGAAGAAGATGAGTAGGTTACTATCTAGGAAACCTCACTTGGCTGCAATGCAATTGCTGTTGCCAATTGGTACCGATCAATTTATTCAGAGTATGGAGTGTACTGCCATCATACAATAGCCAGAAAAAGACTGGCCTGAATTAAAAGCATTGCTGGAGGAATATGCTGATCTCTTTAGGGAACCAGAAGGACTACCTCCTAGTAGATctcatgatcataaaattcagttGATTGAAGGGTCTCAACCAGTGAATGTTAGGCCATACAGATATGCTGCACATCAGAAGGATGCCATAGAGAAGATGATCCAGGAAATGATTGCTGCACAGGTGATACAACCAAGTCAAAGTCCTTACTCCAGTCCAGTCATTCTGgtgaagaaaaaggaaaatacaTGGAGAATGTGTGTGGATTATCGTGCCCTCAACAAGCTCACTATCAAGGATAAGTTTCTTATCCCTGTAATTGAGGAGCTTTTGGATGAATTAGGCAATGCTGTTGTGTTCTCTAAAATTGACCTAAGGTCTGGATACTGGCAAATTCGAATGCATAGTGCAGATGTCCCTAAAACAGCATTTAAAACTCATGAGAGGCACTATGAATTTTTGGTTATGCCCTTTGGGTTGACCAATGCCCCATCCACTTTTCAAAGCCTCATGAATTCAATTTTCAGGTCTTACTTAAGAAagtttattttagtattttttgatGATATCCTAATCTACAGTCCTTCATTGGAGC
The sequence above is a segment of the Elaeis guineensis isolate ETL-2024a chromosome 7, EG11, whole genome shotgun sequence genome. Coding sequences within it:
- the LOC105047974 gene encoding uncharacterized protein isoform X1 produces the protein MSSLTDTILLLTKLASNLRRSNVSTTINGDDDVLSSLATSLNFGDRMTPGVRVLDPALSLMCFKTPEVCSARIECLVRTIVSVLNSSMSCKVLRSKDGGGSEFLKVGSSISSRDCHRLIRVCGDVLESLEGHGGHSQTLLFAILKAVVSSSCYQSLLPLSPVVYEEIEGTSRDRRAAISKLMCFLSEESPSSRHEISMRLRLWYLDPLVLKHDISEILHEAIQRPFLCLRTELHCRMAWHTVIICLVTSPTMFIETRALLHSWFLLTGLPSVLDLQIGIVSSLLDILSRPMWWGISVEMGMKYPSSDAYFPSRHHELLQIISGHISCNSFLDLVHYIKTRLVSSAKHSDATASSPSHWIFGHEALADFVDIDSAWTMLMDFPAWFYFATALIFHGNDSQDYISRVICSEVKTETVNNEELHQAATLYLSWILCPIEEAQRSMLFDQIYELSRSWTIKNKETCSYEQQSCSDIHYKSKLNCTKKLRIPKPNDCDKLHVTAQEDRASTIRVWLQKFDCCCVNYCTRTTSCHMPTEAKSKQDTRMYPNLLCAKIPLGIFITNPSYINEKECELLLHYAASGEIEQVKEMQRKAKGCVGHDEFIPWSAGDVRNWALNGACLIFNLLDLIEDMSVMLFDCEDTRVEFLHQVKVKASRYLLKCVKLLYECECHKFYNGAIGVRDNMLDLYRRLVKWRQQGSEVFEGCEAFDDVVDDFAKRFRIVE
- the LOC105047974 gene encoding uncharacterized protein isoform X2; its protein translation is MSSLTDTILLLTKLASNLRRSNVSTTINGDDDVLSSLATSLNFGDRMTPGVRVLDPALSLMCFKTPEVCSARIECLVRTIVSVLNSSMSCKVLRSKDGGGSEFLKVGSSISSRDCHRLIRVCGDVLESLEGHGHSQTLLFAILKAVVSSSCYQSLLPLSPVVYEEIEGTSRDRRAAISKLMCFLSEESPSSRHEISMRLRLWYLDPLVLKHDISEILHEAIQRPFLCLRTELHCRMAWHTVIICLVTSPTMFIETRALLHSWFLLTGLPSVLDLQIGIVSSLLDILSRPMWWGISVEMGMKYPSSDAYFPSRHHELLQIISGHISCNSFLDLVHYIKTRLVSSAKHSDATASSPSHWIFGHEALADFVDIDSAWTMLMDFPAWFYFATALIFHGNDSQDYISRVICSEVKTETVNNEELHQAATLYLSWILCPIEEAQRSMLFDQIYELSRSWTIKNKETCSYEQQSCSDIHYKSKLNCTKKLRIPKPNDCDKLHVTAQEDRASTIRVWLQKFDCCCVNYCTRTTSCHMPTEAKSKQDTRMYPNLLCAKIPLGIFITNPSYINEKECELLLHYAASGEIEQVKEMQRKAKGCVGHDEFIPWSAGDVRNWALNGACLIFNLLDLIEDMSVMLFDCEDTRVEFLHQVKVKASRYLLKCVKLLYECECHKFYNGAIGVRDNMLDLYRRLVKWRQQGSEVFEGCEAFDDVVDDFAKRFRIVE
- the LOC105047974 gene encoding uncharacterized protein isoform X3, whose translation is MSSLTDTILLLTKLASNLRRSNVSTTINGDDDVLSSLATSLNFGDRMTPGVRVLDPALSLMCFKTPEVCSARIECLVRTIVSVLNSSMSCKVLRSKDGGGSEFLKVGSSISSRDCHRLIRVCGDVLESLEGHGGHSQTLLFAILKAVVSSSCYQSLLPLSPVVYEEIEGTSRDRRAAISKLMCFLSEESPSSRHEISMRLRLWYLDPLVLKHDISEILHEAIQRPFLCLRTELHCRMAWHTVIICLVTSPTMFIETRALLHSWFLLTTMLMDFPAWFYFATALIFHGNDSQDYISRVICSEVKTETVNNEELHQAATLYLSWILCPIEEAQRSMLFDQIYELSRSWTIKNKETCSYEQQSCSDIHYKSKLNCTKKLRIPKPNDCDKLHVTAQEDRASTIRVWLQKFDCCCVNYCTRTTSCHMPTEAKSKQDTRMYPNLLCAKIPLGIFITNPSYINEKECELLLHYAASGEIEQVKEMQRKAKGCVGHDEFIPWSAGDVRNWALNGACLIFNLLDLIEDMSVMLFDCEDTRVEFLHQVKVKASRYLLKCVKLLYECECHKFYNGAIGVRDNMLDLYRRLVKWRQQGSEVFEGCEAFDDVVDDFAKRFRIVE